One window of the Rhizobiaceae bacterium genome contains the following:
- a CDS encoding MBL fold metallo-hydrolase has product MTLSISFLGGAGTVTGSRFLLEHDGRRVLVDCGLFQGLKQLRLRNWAKFPVDPASVDAVLLTHAHLDHSGYLPALVRDGFRGKVHASHATVELCEILLKDSGFLQEKDAEYANRHGFSRHKPALPLYTLKDAEAALLHFQALPFHERRALPDGPEILLRRAGHILGAASIECRWGGVKIAFSGDLGRFGDPVMVDPEAVPEADYVVVESTYGNRRHDERDSQDALAEIVNRTTARGGTVIIPAFAVGRAQSLLYHLERLIASGRLSNVRVFLDSPMAINATELLHRHLDDHRLTPQECERTCGIAEYIRGVEESKALTANPMPKVIVSASGMATGGRVLHHLKKYAPDARNTILFSGFQAAGTRGAIMLDGADRIKIHGEYIPVRAEVANLPMLSAHADADEIIKWLGGFRRPPRMTFISHGEPEASDALRRRIQDDLGWPCRVPEHLEKAVLE; this is encoded by the coding sequence ATGACCTTGTCGATTTCCTTCCTGGGAGGCGCGGGCACCGTGACGGGCTCGCGGTTCCTCCTCGAGCATGACGGTCGGCGCGTGCTGGTCGACTGCGGCCTCTTCCAAGGCCTCAAGCAGCTGAGGCTTCGCAACTGGGCGAAGTTTCCTGTCGATCCGGCGAGCGTCGACGCGGTCCTGCTGACGCACGCGCATCTCGACCATTCCGGCTACCTGCCCGCGCTTGTGCGGGACGGGTTCCGGGGGAAGGTCCATGCTTCGCACGCGACGGTGGAGCTGTGCGAAATCCTGCTGAAGGACAGCGGCTTCCTTCAGGAGAAGGATGCCGAATACGCCAACAGGCACGGCTTCTCCAGGCACAAGCCCGCACTTCCCTTGTACACGCTGAAAGATGCCGAGGCCGCCTTGCTGCACTTCCAGGCGCTGCCGTTCCACGAGCGCCGTGCCCTGCCGGACGGCCCCGAAATCCTGCTGAGGCGCGCCGGGCACATCCTGGGAGCTGCCTCGATCGAATGCAGATGGGGAGGGGTAAAGATCGCCTTCTCCGGGGATCTGGGCCGCTTTGGCGACCCGGTAATGGTGGACCCCGAAGCCGTCCCGGAAGCGGACTACGTGGTCGTGGAGTCCACATACGGGAACAGGCGCCACGACGAGAGGGACTCGCAGGACGCGCTGGCGGAGATCGTCAACCGGACGACGGCGCGCGGTGGGACGGTTATCATTCCCGCTTTCGCGGTCGGGCGCGCCCAGTCTCTCCTTTACCATCTCGAACGGCTGATTGCGTCGGGGCGCCTGTCCAACGTGCGCGTTTTCCTGGACAGTCCGATGGCGATCAATGCAACCGAACTGCTTCACCGCCACCTCGACGACCATCGGCTCACGCCTCAGGAATGCGAACGTACCTGCGGGATCGCGGAATACATCCGCGGTGTGGAGGAATCGAAGGCGCTCACCGCCAACCCGATGCCAAAGGTGATCGTCTCGGCGAGCGGCATGGCAACCGGCGGTCGCGTCCTGCATCACTTGAAGAAGTACGCGCCAGATGCCCGGAACACGATCCTGTTCAGCGGCTTCCAGGCTGCGGGGACACGCGGGGCAATCATGCTGGACGGGGCGGACCGCATCAAGATCCATGGCGAGTACATCCCGGTCCGGGCCGAGGTCGCCAACCTCCCGATGCTCTCCGCCCACGCTGACGCCGACGAGATCATCAAATGGCTGGGCGGCTTCCGGAGACCGCCCAGGATGACGTTCATCTCGCACGGGGAGCCCGAGGCGTCGGACGCGTTGCGCCGGCGCATACAGGACGACCTCGGCTGGCCGTGCCGCGTCCCCGAACATCTGGAAAAGGCGGTTCTTGAATGA
- a CDS encoding isoprenylcysteine carboxylmethyltransferase family protein, translated as MEASPSAYGLWSLVMINSAVFILFAFSFSRPQSSRDWTSFGAFSAFLIALFAEMYGFPVTIYLLSGWLQSRYPGTDWLTHDAGHLLEMTLGWRGNPHFGPFHLLSFVLSGGGFLLVSASWQVLFEAQRNGRLATDGPYGYVRHPQYVGFVLVLLGFLVQWPTLLTLAMFPVLVAMYVRLARREEADVRVRFGEAYDRYAAGVPAFLPRWAKILAKGGEANGRS; from the coding sequence ATGGAGGCGTCCCCTTCCGCCTATGGCCTCTGGAGCCTGGTGATGATCAACAGTGCGGTGTTCATCCTCTTCGCCTTCAGCTTCTCGAGGCCTCAGAGCAGCCGCGACTGGACTTCCTTCGGGGCCTTCAGCGCTTTCCTCATTGCGCTGTTCGCCGAGATGTACGGGTTCCCCGTCACGATCTATCTGCTGTCCGGATGGCTGCAGAGCCGTTATCCGGGCACGGACTGGCTCACCCATGACGCCGGGCACCTTCTGGAGATGACCCTCGGCTGGCGGGGGAATCCCCACTTCGGGCCGTTCCACCTCCTCAGCTTTGTCCTGAGCGGCGGAGGCTTCCTGCTGGTTTCAGCCTCCTGGCAGGTGCTATTCGAGGCGCAGAGGAACGGCCGTCTGGCGACCGACGGACCATACGGGTACGTCCGCCATCCGCAGTACGTGGGGTTCGTGCTGGTGCTGCTGGGATTCCTGGTGCAGTGGCCGACGCTGCTGACGCTCGCGATGTTCCCGGTACTCGTCGCGATGTATGTGCGGCTTGCCCGGCGCGAGGAGGCCGATGTGCGCGTCCGTTTCGGGGAGGCCTACGACCGCTATGCTGCCGGGGTCCCGGCATTCCTGCCCCGGTGGGCTAAAATCCTCGCCAAAGGCGGCGAGGCGAACGGACGGAGCTGA
- a CDS encoding DUF2933 domain-containing protein, whose product MTANSLDRPQDTRPGGDERSGFWRSKASLVAMGFLLIGASVLLFEHRLHVLGYLPFALLLACPLLHLFLHRGHAHGGHHRSPARPRAGDAEG is encoded by the coding sequence ATGACAGCAAACAGTCTTGATCGTCCCCAGGATACCCGGCCCGGTGGAGACGAGCGGTCCGGGTTCTGGAGGTCGAAGGCGAGCCTCGTCGCCATGGGCTTCCTGCTGATCGGCGCTTCCGTGCTCCTTTTCGAGCACAGGCTGCACGTCCTCGGCTACCTGCCGTTCGCGCTCCTGCTTGCCTGTCCGCTGCTCCATTTGTTCCTCCATCGAGGCCATGCTCACGGCGGGCATCATCGCTCTCCGGCGCGGCCGCGTGCAGGCGATGCGGAGGGGTGA
- a CDS encoding Spy/CpxP family protein refolding chaperone: MNTLSKTAFAAALLLAFPAHAEDAHHPAPAETTAPAATAAQPPASAPDAGAAMPGGMTGGGMMGGDMMKMMQEMMGRHAGMMRGMMSGGTGMQDGMMGKMMAPEHVEGRIAFLRTELKVTDAQQPLWEAVAAALRENARADAGTMQQPAADQGLPASLERRERQLAARLEAVQRLRTAVEPFYAALDDTQKAAADSLLAPIGMM, translated from the coding sequence ATGAACACCCTTTCCAAAACTGCTTTCGCGGCCGCGTTGCTGCTAGCGTTCCCGGCCCATGCCGAGGACGCGCATCACCCGGCTCCCGCCGAAACGACAGCCCCGGCCGCGACGGCCGCCCAGCCCCCGGCCTCCGCTCCCGATGCGGGAGCCGCGATGCCCGGCGGCATGACCGGCGGCGGGATGATGGGCGGGGACATGATGAAGATGATGCAGGAGATGATGGGCCGCCATGCGGGCATGATGCGGGGCATGATGTCCGGCGGGACCGGGATGCAGGACGGCATGATGGGGAAGATGATGGCTCCCGAACATGTCGAGGGACGGATCGCCTTCCTGCGCACGGAACTCAAGGTGACGGACGCTCAGCAGCCCCTGTGGGAGGCGGTCGCCGCCGCGCTCCGCGAGAACGCCCGCGCAGACGCGGGAACGATGCAGCAGCCAGCGGCTGACCAGGGACTGCCCGCGTCCCTCGAGAGACGCGAGCGACAGCTGGCGGCCCGGCTCGAAGCGGTGCAGCGGCTGAGGACAGCGGTCGAGCCGTTCTACGCCGCGCTCGACGATACGCAGAAGGCGGCTGCCGACAGCCTGCTGGCCCCGATCGGGATGATGTGA
- a CDS encoding beta-propeller fold lactonase family protein encodes MKTTNTKRPARAIAAVSTFQASISRRIALAALATASALALLGPLAAEASAETASAGVVYTADEYGNSVSRIDLAAGKVEIVPVAVTPHNVQFVPKADKLLAVGTPVGKEGGHGHAGTKEEAGHAPAEDGHGGDGHGGSEAGGALIVLDPESLASGPVPTIDVGSHPAHVIADPAGERAFVSNSGDDTVSVIELATGRTVTEIATGDYPHGLRMSPDGGTIYVANVEDGTVSVIDVQGLNEMHRIEVGKAPVQVGFTPDGSRVYVSLRDENKVAVINTATLQVTDRIDVGRSPIQMHATPDGKFVYVANQGSETEPDETVSVIDVASGDVVKTITTGKGAHGVTVSDDGAHVFVTNILDGTVSEISVATQSVVRTHEVGKGPNGITFQAQ; translated from the coding sequence ATGAAGACCACGAACACCAAGCGTCCGGCACGAGCCATTGCCGCAGTTTCTACCTTCCAAGCATCGATCTCCCGGCGGATCGCGCTGGCAGCGCTGGCTACGGCATCCGCGCTCGCGCTGCTCGGCCCGCTCGCCGCGGAAGCGAGCGCGGAGACCGCCTCCGCAGGCGTTGTCTACACCGCCGACGAGTACGGAAACTCCGTCAGCCGGATCGATCTCGCCGCGGGCAAGGTCGAGATCGTCCCGGTCGCCGTCACCCCGCATAACGTCCAGTTCGTGCCCAAGGCGGACAAGCTCCTCGCGGTGGGCACACCCGTCGGGAAGGAAGGAGGCCACGGGCATGCCGGAACGAAGGAGGAGGCCGGCCACGCGCCAGCCGAGGACGGACATGGCGGCGATGGCCACGGCGGCTCCGAGGCGGGCGGGGCACTGATCGTCCTCGATCCGGAAAGCCTCGCCTCGGGCCCCGTTCCCACGATCGACGTGGGCTCGCATCCTGCCCACGTGATCGCCGACCCCGCCGGGGAGCGCGCCTTCGTCTCCAACTCGGGCGACGACACGGTCTCGGTCATCGAGCTTGCCACGGGACGAACCGTCACCGAAATCGCCACGGGCGACTATCCCCACGGCTTGCGGATGAGCCCTGACGGCGGCACGATCTACGTTGCCAACGTGGAGGACGGTACGGTCTCCGTGATCGACGTGCAGGGCCTCAACGAAATGCACAGGATCGAAGTCGGCAAGGCCCCGGTGCAGGTCGGCTTCACGCCCGATGGCAGCCGTGTCTACGTCTCGCTGAGGGACGAGAACAAGGTGGCCGTGATCAACACGGCGACCCTGCAGGTCACCGACCGGATCGATGTCGGGCGCTCCCCGATCCAGATGCATGCCACTCCGGATGGGAAGTTCGTCTACGTGGCGAACCAGGGCAGCGAGACCGAACCCGACGAAACCGTCTCCGTGATCGACGTGGCGAGCGGCGACGTGGTGAAGACGATCACCACGGGCAAGGGAGCGCACGGCGTCACCGTCAGCGACGACGGCGCCCACGTCTTCGTCACCAACATCCTCGACGGCACCGTCTCCGAGATCTCCGTGGCCACGCAGTCCGTCGTCCGCACCCACGAGGTCGGCAAGGGGCCGAACGGGATCACCTTCCAGGCGCAGTGA
- a CDS encoding multicopper oxidase family protein has protein sequence MNMITRRQFLASSAACAFASAAAPLIVSGAAHAATPTLLRAESRIIEVGGRAAKIYGLVREGGQQGLALRAGEAFHVRLENALEAPTLIHWHGLTPPFGQDGVPDLPQPLLQPGESYDYAFPLETPGTHWMHAHTLQEQQLLAAPLIVSDPAEAGLDEQEAVVLLHDFSFKEPEELLAGLTGSSMSGHGGGHGGHGSGAGGHGAAMDINDIDYDAYLANDRTLDDPEVFRVERGGSVRLRIINGATATAFWIDTGALEGEAIAVDGNPVVPVHGRRFPLGMGQRIDIRLRIPSEEGSWPILALREGAVERTGFVLATTRGRVEKVASAGEQAAPPLDLVFERKLRSAHAVPEGLALRTHPVVLGGTMEGYVWTINGRTWDDRLALRVRAGDRVELAMRNDSMMGHPMHLHGHHFQVVEVNGQRFEGARRDTVWLPPETAVTIAFDASNPGTWAFHCHHLYHMAAGMMTVVEYVG, from the coding sequence ATGAACATGATCACCCGGCGCCAGTTCCTGGCGTCTTCGGCGGCGTGCGCATTCGCTAGCGCTGCCGCGCCCCTGATCGTCTCGGGCGCGGCCCACGCGGCAACACCGACACTGCTCCGTGCCGAAAGCCGTATCATAGAGGTCGGCGGGCGCGCCGCCAAGATCTACGGCCTCGTGCGGGAGGGCGGGCAGCAGGGACTTGCCCTGCGGGCCGGCGAGGCCTTCCACGTCCGCCTGGAGAACGCGCTTGAAGCGCCAACCCTGATCCACTGGCACGGGCTTACGCCGCCCTTCGGGCAGGATGGCGTTCCGGACCTGCCCCAGCCCCTGTTGCAGCCCGGCGAGAGCTACGACTACGCGTTCCCGCTCGAGACCCCGGGCACGCATTGGATGCACGCCCACACACTGCAGGAGCAGCAGCTCCTCGCAGCGCCGCTGATCGTATCCGACCCTGCGGAAGCCGGGCTCGACGAGCAGGAAGCCGTCGTGCTGCTGCATGACTTCAGCTTCAAGGAGCCCGAGGAGCTCCTGGCAGGACTGACTGGCTCTTCCATGTCGGGCCATGGAGGGGGCCACGGCGGACACGGCTCGGGTGCCGGAGGCCACGGTGCCGCCATGGACATCAATGACATCGACTACGATGCCTACCTGGCGAACGACCGCACGCTGGACGACCCTGAGGTCTTCCGGGTCGAGAGGGGCGGATCCGTGCGGCTGCGCATCATCAACGGGGCGACCGCGACCGCGTTCTGGATCGACACCGGTGCCCTCGAAGGCGAGGCGATCGCGGTTGACGGAAACCCGGTGGTTCCCGTTCACGGACGGCGCTTCCCGCTGGGAATGGGGCAGCGGATCGACATCCGCCTGCGCATCCCATCCGAGGAGGGATCATGGCCGATCCTCGCGCTGCGCGAAGGAGCCGTCGAGCGGACCGGATTCGTTCTGGCAACTACCCGAGGCAGGGTCGAGAAGGTTGCCTCGGCCGGCGAGCAGGCCGCACCGCCGCTCGACCTCGTGTTCGAGCGGAAGCTCCGTTCGGCGCACGCGGTCCCGGAGGGCCTCGCGCTCCGGACTCACCCGGTCGTCCTGGGCGGGACGATGGAAGGCTACGTCTGGACCATCAACGGCAGGACCTGGGACGACCGCCTTGCCCTCCGGGTCCGCGCCGGCGACCGCGTGGAGCTGGCGATGCGCAACGACAGCATGATGGGCCACCCCATGCACCTCCACGGGCACCACTTCCAGGTGGTCGAGGTAAACGGACAAAGGTTCGAGGGCGCACGGCGCGACACGGTGTGGCTGCCGCCTGAAACGGCGGTCACCATCGCTTTCGACGCCTCCAATCCCGGCACATGGGCCTTCCACTGCCACCACCTCTACCACATGGCCGCAGGCATGATGACCGTCGTCGAATACGTCGGCTGA
- the cadA gene encoding cadmium-translocating P-type ATPase, whose translation MVADFRRRFWISLLLTPPVLLLSPMIQHWLGIDGALDFPGSELLLFALSTVIYVYGGWPFLTGFTSELRAGKPGMMTLIALAISVAYIYSAAVTFGLPGMSFYWELATLIVIMLLGHWLEMRSVMGASRALEELVRLLPDTAARLDANGAVTEVPISELVPGDRVLVRPGAKVPVDGAIVEGRSSFNEAMLTGESRPVSKEAGDRAIGGAINGANAVTIEVTATGDKTYLAQVINLVREAQATRSRTQDIANRAAAWLTYIALAVGIGSLVYWVAAGESWQFAIERMVTVMVIACPHALGLAVPLVVAVSTSLSAGSGLLIRDRAAFERARNLDAVVFDKTGTLTEGRFGVSDIVLLADGSEEEELRFAASVESHSEHPIAQGIVAAAKERGIAFPAPGQVRNLTGEGIVAEVEGQDIRIVSPGHLARQGNPVPGSQLGELEAEGKTVVVLVRNGKPRALFALADIVRPESREAIAELKALGISSIMLTGDAKGVAASVSRELGIAEYFAEVLPDEKSAKIKELQARGLQVAMVGDGVNDAPALVQADLGVAIGAGTDVAVESADVVLVRSDPRDVAAILGLSRATYRKMVQNLIWATGYNAIAIPMAAGITFGTGFLMTPAVGAVFMSASTIIVAINAQLLRLYRKNA comes from the coding sequence ATGGTGGCCGACTTCCGGCGCAGGTTCTGGATCTCTCTTCTACTGACACCGCCCGTCCTGCTCCTGTCCCCGATGATCCAGCATTGGCTGGGCATCGACGGTGCCTTGGATTTCCCCGGAAGCGAGCTGCTGCTGTTCGCTCTCTCGACCGTCATCTACGTCTATGGCGGCTGGCCGTTCCTGACGGGCTTCACGTCAGAGCTGCGCGCGGGCAAGCCCGGCATGATGACGCTGATCGCGCTGGCCATCTCCGTCGCCTACATCTACTCGGCCGCAGTCACTTTCGGCCTCCCCGGAATGTCGTTCTACTGGGAGTTGGCGACGCTGATCGTCATCATGCTCCTCGGTCACTGGCTCGAGATGCGTTCGGTCATGGGAGCGTCCCGAGCCCTCGAAGAGCTCGTCCGCCTGCTCCCGGACACGGCAGCACGGCTGGACGCCAACGGAGCCGTTACCGAGGTCCCGATATCCGAACTCGTTCCGGGTGACCGGGTCCTGGTCCGGCCCGGGGCCAAGGTCCCGGTCGACGGCGCGATCGTTGAAGGCAGGTCCTCGTTCAACGAAGCGATGCTGACGGGCGAATCCCGCCCGGTGTCGAAGGAAGCGGGCGACCGCGCGATCGGGGGCGCGATCAACGGCGCGAATGCCGTGACCATCGAGGTCACTGCAACGGGCGACAAGACCTACCTGGCCCAGGTCATCAATCTTGTCAGGGAAGCTCAGGCGACGCGCTCGCGAACCCAGGACATCGCGAACCGCGCCGCCGCCTGGCTCACCTACATCGCCCTTGCCGTGGGTATCGGGTCACTCGTCTACTGGGTCGCGGCCGGCGAGAGCTGGCAGTTCGCCATCGAACGCATGGTGACGGTCATGGTCATCGCCTGCCCACATGCGCTCGGGCTGGCGGTTCCGCTGGTCGTCGCCGTGAGCACGTCCCTCAGTGCAGGAAGCGGTCTTCTGATCCGCGACCGCGCTGCCTTCGAGCGCGCCCGCAACCTGGACGCGGTCGTTTTCGACAAGACGGGAACGCTGACAGAAGGGCGGTTCGGGGTGAGCGACATCGTCCTTCTCGCGGATGGAAGCGAAGAGGAAGAACTGCGGTTCGCCGCCTCGGTGGAGAGCCACTCCGAGCATCCGATCGCGCAGGGGATAGTCGCCGCCGCGAAGGAGAGGGGCATCGCCTTCCCCGCTCCGGGCCAGGTCCGGAACCTCACGGGCGAGGGCATCGTCGCAGAGGTCGAGGGACAGGACATCCGCATCGTGAGTCCCGGCCACCTCGCCAGGCAGGGCAATCCGGTGCCAGGCAGCCAACTCGGCGAGCTCGAGGCAGAAGGCAAGACGGTCGTCGTACTCGTGCGGAACGGCAAGCCGCGCGCCTTGTTCGCGCTGGCGGACATCGTCAGGCCCGAGTCCCGGGAGGCGATCGCGGAGCTGAAGGCCCTGGGAATCAGTTCCATCATGCTGACGGGAGACGCAAAGGGCGTGGCTGCGTCCGTTTCCCGCGAGCTCGGGATCGCCGAGTATTTCGCCGAGGTGCTTCCGGACGAGAAGTCGGCGAAGATCAAGGAGCTGCAGGCGCGAGGTCTCCAGGTTGCCATGGTCGGCGACGGCGTGAACGATGCGCCGGCGCTCGTGCAGGCAGACCTTGGCGTCGCGATCGGAGCCGGAACCGATGTCGCGGTGGAGTCCGCCGACGTGGTCCTGGTCAGGAGCGACCCGAGGGATGTCGCGGCTATCCTCGGGCTGTCCCGCGCCACCTACAGGAAGATGGTGCAGAACCTGATCTGGGCGACCGGATACAATGCCATCGCCATACCGATGGCAGCGGGCATTACCTTCGGGACCGGGTTCCTGATGACACCGGCAGTCGGCGCGGTGTTCATGTCCGCTAGCACGATCATCGTAGCGATCAACGCGCAGCTGCTCAGGCTCTACCGCAAGAACGCGTGA
- a CDS encoding XRE family transcriptional regulator: MTNSLIGQRLRMLRDEKGLSQADIAALLELNDRQTVQAIESGARSLKAPELVALVQELQLPIDYFTDPFRLRHKAAFCWRKSGEAADARLGDFQEKAKAWLGAYRALAERSGDLPVTLPTLGLGERSSLEEAEAAAERLAAKHFGDSVPAARLARVIEDDLDTLVLMVDADPSISGAACHTVGLNAALVNRHEVEGRRNFDLAHELFHVLTWQELPPAYIDGQGTKKQARTEKLADKFAITLLTPAFKLAKYRTSQVATVDWLNRTADEFGVTSLALMYRVLNLGWITKPQADGIDRSLLVNNGRRTPRTESVLPFGRRFLSAFSEGIGEGRISVRKAAAILGVTVDGLGRLLEGHGLEKNFDL; this comes from the coding sequence ACGAGAAAGGCCTATCCCAGGCCGACATTGCGGCGCTTCTCGAACTCAACGACCGCCAGACAGTCCAGGCGATAGAGAGCGGCGCGCGTTCGCTGAAGGCACCCGAGTTGGTCGCGCTTGTGCAGGAGCTGCAGCTGCCCATCGACTACTTCACGGATCCTTTCAGGCTCCGCCACAAGGCTGCGTTTTGCTGGAGGAAGTCCGGCGAGGCGGCCGATGCTCGTCTGGGGGATTTCCAAGAGAAGGCGAAGGCATGGCTAGGGGCATACAGGGCGCTCGCCGAGCGGAGCGGAGACCTGCCGGTCACACTCCCGACGCTGGGCCTGGGCGAGCGTTCGAGCCTCGAAGAGGCCGAAGCCGCCGCCGAACGGCTTGCCGCCAAGCACTTCGGAGATTCGGTGCCCGCTGCACGTCTGGCGAGGGTAATCGAGGATGATCTGGATACGCTGGTGCTGATGGTGGATGCAGACCCTTCGATTTCCGGAGCTGCTTGCCATACCGTCGGGCTGAATGCGGCACTGGTCAACCGACACGAGGTAGAGGGCAGACGCAACTTCGACCTAGCCCATGAACTCTTCCACGTCCTTACGTGGCAGGAGCTCCCGCCTGCTTATATCGACGGGCAAGGGACCAAGAAGCAGGCAAGGACGGAAAAGCTCGCGGACAAGTTCGCGATCACGCTGCTGACTCCCGCGTTCAAGCTTGCCAAGTACCGGACATCCCAGGTCGCTACCGTGGACTGGCTGAACCGGACGGCCGACGAGTTCGGAGTGACATCCCTCGCGCTTATGTACCGCGTGCTCAACCTCGGCTGGATCACGAAACCGCAGGCGGACGGGATCGACCGGAGCCTCCTTGTGAACAACGGGAGACGGACCCCGCGCACCGAGTCCGTTCTCCCATTCGGGCGCCGCTTCCTGTCGGCGTTTTCCGAAGGCATAGGCGAAGGCAGGATTTCAGTGAGGAAAGCGGCGGCGATCCTTGGCGTGACGGTTGACGGGCTTGGCCGACTCCTTGAGGGTCACGGACTGGAGAAGAACTTCGACCTGTAG